A genomic segment from Labeo rohita strain BAU-BD-2019 unplaced genomic scaffold, IGBB_LRoh.1.0 scaffold_1792, whole genome shotgun sequence encodes:
- the LOC127158938 gene encoding uncharacterized protein LOC127158938 isoform X3: MAAFKTLMVVVLLSIFVAGSQTKVFTEQTFISGRNVALQCGNVNDVKWNELIYIVWNISLQGRKCWLGLSPKLDNTCNDGKRLYNTSDGVSLFIPKISTEDEGFYCCDVSYKGGSYAVNVSVNINQLSTRLESENSLRIAICSSTSKKTEPTLHWEPALNYSSNNSSVKDGKSFIVVNRLYLPNTVNISELTCVATYKSESGSVQQKSTLHFTTGTTIKFCLKMKEETPTEI, encoded by the exons ttttcacAGAGCAGACCTTTATTTCGGGCAGAAATGTGGCTTTACAGTGTGGCAATGTCAATGATGTCAAATGGAACGAATTAATTTATATTGTCTGGAACATCAGCCTGCAAGGCAGAAAATGCTGGCTTGGTTTGTCACCCAAGCTGGACAACACATGTAATGATGGAAAGAGGCTGTACAACACCTCAGATGGAGTTTCTTTATTCATTCCCAAGATTTCAACAGAAGATGAAGGATTTTACTGTTGTGATGTATCATATAAAGGAGGAAGCTATGCTGTAAATGTGTCTGTAAACA TTAACCAACTTTCCACCAGGCTGGAAAGTGAAAACAGTCTAAGGATTGCTATCTGTAGTTCCACATCTAAAAAGACAGAACCCACTCTTCATTGGGAACCTGCCTTAAACTATTCCTCCAATAACAGTTCTGTCAAGGATGGCAAATCTTTTATAGTGGTGAATCGATTATATCTGCCGAATACGGTCAACATCAGTGAGCTCACCTGTGTGGCCACATACAAATCTGAGTCCGGCTCTGTGCAGCAGAAGAGCACACTTCATTTCACAACAG GAACAACAATCAAATTTTGTCTTAAAATGAAGGAAGAAACACCCACAGAAATATGA